The proteins below come from a single Pararge aegeria chromosome 23, ilParAegt1.1, whole genome shotgun sequence genomic window:
- the LOC120634165 gene encoding succinate dehydrogenase [ubiquinone] iron-sulfur subunit, mitochondrial, which translates to MPLLRLTSGTFGSLRTFATSSALGKRVKTFAVYRWNPDEPDKKPYTQNFEVDLDDCAPMVLDALLKIKNEMDPTLTFRRSCREGVCGSCAMNIDGINTLACISHIDQNLSKPSKIYPLPHMYVVKDLVPDLTNFYRQYQSIEPWLQRDKEPVKGKETQLLQDVEDRVKLDGLYECVLCACCSTSCPSYWWNGDKYLGPAVLMQAYRWIIDSRDDATAKRLANLKDTYSVYRCHTIMNCTRTCPKGLNPGRAIAQIKTLLSGMVKKQTPIMDPAGLEKQAVQN; encoded by the coding sequence aTGCCTTTATTGCGATTGACTAGTGGAACTTTCGGGTCGCTGCGTACCTTCGCAACGTCATCCGCCCTTGGGAAAAGGGTGAAGACTTTCGCCGTATACCGCTGGAATCCCGATGAGCCGGACAAGAAACCATACACTCAAAATTTTGAGGTAGATCTGGACGATTGCGCGCCTATGGTTTTAGATGCGCTGCTAAAGATTAAAAACGAAATGGATCCCACTTTAACATTCAGGAGGTCTTGCCGCGAGGGTGTCTGTGGCTCTTGCGCTATGAACATCGACGGCATTAACACGCTGGCTTGCATCAGCCATATCGACCAGAACTTGTCCAAACCAAGTAAGATTTACCCATTACCGCACATGTACGTAGTCAAGGACCTCGTGCCTGATCTGACGAACTTTTACCGCCAGTACCAGTCCATTGAGCCGTGGCTGCAGAGGGACAAGGAGCCTGTTAAAGGTAAGGAAACTCAGTTACTTCAAGATGTTGAGGACCGTGTGAAGTTGGATGGTTTGTATGAGTGCGTCCTTTGCGCTTGTTGCTCGACGAGCTGCCCATCGTATTGGTGGAATGGAGACAAATACCTTGGCCCTGCTGTGCTTATGCAAGCCTATAGATGGATCATTGATTCTCGCGATGATGCTACAGCCAAACGTTTGGCCAATCTCAAAGATACATATTCAGTATATCGTTGCCATACCATTATGAATTGCACACGCACATGTCCCAAAGGCTTGAACCCCGGCCGTGCTATTGCTCAGATTAAAACCCTACTATCTGGAATGGTTAAGAAACAAACTCCCATCATGGATCCTGCTGGCTTAGAGAAACAGGCTGtacaaaactaa
- the LOC120634164 gene encoding uncharacterized protein LOC120634164: protein MELITMNSSMKTTNSDSPKTPGGISKSLLTPCRRVGLSRKWKKSGVSPFISPLSSASSNKEVKLDNQIKKRKRCNAEVEETDTGDESCGEIGSDICNTPKIDIDRTPTRSSLPRKKSKTIITAQEAKKCQEEVDTVPQSISELNNINIKSHDDNLQQDSIKQISNVIHLITDDENVQQDEKQVTKVSKLSRKNSKKAKITVESGKTEQTINSNIIENFEKNENQLQNKDISKEKSPNNLTKECIVFIQKKIFKTIKDITHKNITSTENIKESVPTVQSGSQTLFDSDSDDVPLSNFNTMVGSIKTDKVIEEITIYPKETEDRSDLLKQNSHNIMDLTTKEIDDNDFIEKKKVNIKRVEKTTSTTGLKNKAREKPKTTKLQIKSKPKPLTQSSNSFDDDDDFDYGKSKTILIKRTYDKVTKPLKMKSTGSITQKDIDDLKARIESKKNLLLAKAMTNETKELRDLIKKWQLGCQTALNELLHLMKQKMPDQNMEHSELLQMLKIPPDLVGYDSDSECFNTPDDTTVILSALKLN from the coding sequence ATGGAACTGATAACGATGAATTCTTCTATGAAAACAACTAATTCAGATTCACCTAAAACTCCAGGAGGGATCAGTAAGTCCTTACTTACTCCTTGTCGCCGTGTTGGGCTCTCACGTAAATGGAAAAAAAGTGGAGTTTCACCCTTTATATCACCTTTATCTAGTGCCAGCAGCAATAAAGAAGTTAAACTagacaatcaaataaaaaagaggAAAAGATGCAATGCAGAAGTAGAAGAAACAGACACTGGGGATGAATCTTGTGGAGAAATTGGTTCTGATATCTGTAACACacctaaaattgatatagatCGTACTCCTACGCGCAGTTCATTACCTAGGAaaaagagtaaaacaattattacTGCCCAGGAAGCAAAGAAATGCCAGGAAGAAGTTGATACGGTACCCCAAAGTATATCTGAAttaaacaacataaatattaaaagtcaTGATGATAACTTGCAACAAGATAgtattaaacaaataagtaaTGTTATCCATTTAATAACTGATGATGAGAATGTACAACAAGATGAAAAACAAGTAACTAAAGTTTCAAAACTATCTagaaagaattcaaaaaaagctaaaattacAGTAGAATCTGGTAAAACTGAGCAGACAATAAACtctaatattattgaaaattttgaaaagaatgAAAATCAATtgcaaaataaagatattagtAAAGAAAAAAGTCCAAATAACTTAACTAAAGAATGCATTGTTtttatacaaaagaaaatatttaaaacaataaaagataTAACCCATAAGAATATTACATCtactgaaaatataaaagaaagtgtTCCAACTGTTCAATCAGGATCTCAAACTCTATTTGATTCTGATTCAGATGATGTACCACtatcaaattttaatacaatggTTGGTTCAATAAAAACGGACAAAGTTATAGAAGAAATAACTATATATCCGAAAGAGACTGAAGACAGAAGtgatttattgaaacaaaattctcataatataatgGATCTGACTACTAAAGAAATAGATGACAAtgatttcattgaaaaaaagaaaGTGAACATCAAAAGAGTAGAGAAAACCACATCTACAACTGGCTTAAAGAATAAAGCAAGAGAAAAACCTAAAACAACTAAActacaaataaaatcaaaacctAAACCCTTAACTCAAAGTTCAAATTcatttgatgatgacgatgattttgATTATGGTAAAAGTAAGACCATATTAATAAAACGAACATATGACAAAGTAACAAAACCTCTTAAAATGAAATCTACAGGTTCTATAACTCAAAAAGATATAGATGATCTAAAAGCAAGGATAGAAAGTAAGAAAAACTTGTTACTTGCCAAAGCAATGACAAATGAAACTAAAGAATTaagagatttaataaaaaaatggcaaCTTGGTTGCCAGACAGCATTAAATGAACTATTACATTTAATGAAGCAAAAAATGCCAGATCAGAATATGGAGCATTCAGAGTTATTGCAAATGCTAAAGATACCACCTGATTTAGTAGGTTATGATTCTGATAGTGAATGTTTTAATACACCTGATGATACTACAGTTATTCTGTCTGCTTTAAAACTTAATTAG
- the LOC120634166 gene encoding 28S ribosomal protein S18c, mitochondrial, translated as MALLKTFTIRSVFSGTHRAIISSLRSYSSTPVVAEEDDAPVEIENPYKKEKPQCILCKLNITPDYKNYRLLSQFQSPYTGRIYGRHITGLCKAKQALVKSEIRKAQNCAYLPYYYKDKAFLKDPRLFDPENPIRSHRF; from the exons ATggctttattaaaaactttcacAATACGTAGTGTTT TTTCAGGCACACACAGGGCTATAATATCTTCTCTAAGATCTTATTCTTCAACCCCAGTTGTAGCCGAAGAAGATGATGCACCAGTGGAAATAGAAAACccttataaaaaagaaaaaccgcAGTGCATACTTTGCAAGCTGAACATTACGCCAGACTATAAAAACTACAGATTATTATCTCAATTCCAGAGCCCTTACACTGGAAGGATATATGGGAGACACATAACTGGCTTATGTAAAGCGAAACAAGCATTAGTCAAATCAGAAATCAGGAAGGCACAGAACTGTGCATATTTGCCATATTACTATAAAGACAAGGCATTCTTGAAAGACCCTAGGCTATTTGATCCGGAAAATCCGATCAGATCgcacagattttaa